One segment of Methylocella silvestris BL2 DNA contains the following:
- the socA gene encoding type VI toxin-antitoxin system SocA family antitoxin, giving the protein MIKPPYDPRAVANLLLELAAKEEEGPMPISNLALQKLLYFAHGHFLIRTGVPLVQGAFEAWKYGPVHPAVYQAFKGEADQPIRTRATGRNPMTGAVYALEIPDDRQVRRHLKEVLRAYGHLSPGRLVDIAHAAKGPWATVVNKAKTSVALGLRIPDSITLECFKHQKVTVGLQSRVGEPNEDTPLIGN; this is encoded by the coding sequence ATGATCAAGCCTCCATATGACCCGCGCGCCGTCGCTAACCTCCTCTTGGAATTAGCCGCCAAGGAGGAGGAAGGTCCGATGCCAATCAGCAACCTCGCGCTCCAAAAGCTGCTTTACTTCGCTCACGGTCATTTCCTCATTAGGACCGGCGTTCCGCTTGTACAGGGAGCTTTTGAAGCGTGGAAATACGGGCCGGTCCATCCGGCTGTCTATCAAGCATTCAAGGGCGAAGCCGATCAGCCCATCCGAACGCGAGCAACCGGGCGGAACCCGATGACGGGAGCGGTTTACGCCCTGGAAATTCCTGACGATAGGCAAGTTCGCCGCCACTTGAAGGAAGTTCTCCGCGCGTATGGCCATCTGAGCCCTGGCCGTCTCGTTGACATTGCGCACGCGGCGAAAGGGCCATGGGCTACTGTTGTGAACAAAGCAAAAACATCTGTTGCGCTCGGCTTACGAATCCCAGATAGTATTACGCTGGAATGCTTTAAGCACCAGAAGGTTACGGTCGGCCTGCAAAGCCGCGTCGGGGAGCCTAATGAAGACACGCCGCTTATCGGAAATTGA
- a CDS encoding FAD-dependent oxidoreductase yields MRIRVIGAGVAGLTAALEFARAGCAVELIERREGPGLGCSFLAGGMIAPWCEAESAEPLVVDLGIESLNYWTQIVPVALKRGSLVIAPARDRPELTRFSRRTREFKRIGAERIAELEPDLAGRFDDALFFPNEAHLDPRAAVAALFDRLKAMDKVALRFGVDASQAEDDVDWTVDCRGFDAKDALPDLRGVKGEMLVLFTKEVRLSRPVRLIHPRNPVYIVPRGDGRFMIGATMIENHEVGRVTARAMLELLGAAYAVHPAFAEAEIVETGAGVRPAFFDNLPRIRLDNRTIHLNGLYRHGFLLAPALAMRAVDVALRGADAAEILHEDRSERQDA; encoded by the coding sequence CTGCGCATTCGTGTCATCGGCGCCGGCGTCGCCGGCCTGACCGCGGCGCTTGAATTTGCGCGCGCCGGCTGCGCGGTCGAACTCATCGAGCGCCGCGAGGGGCCGGGGCTTGGCTGCTCGTTTCTGGCTGGCGGCATGATCGCGCCCTGGTGCGAGGCCGAGAGCGCCGAGCCTCTTGTCGTCGATCTCGGGATCGAATCGCTCAATTATTGGACGCAAATCGTCCCGGTCGCGCTCAAGCGCGGCTCGCTCGTCATCGCCCCCGCCCGAGACCGGCCGGAGCTGACGCGCTTTTCACGGCGCACGCGCGAATTCAAGCGGATCGGCGCGGAGCGGATCGCGGAGCTGGAGCCCGATCTCGCCGGCCGCTTCGACGACGCGCTGTTTTTTCCGAACGAGGCGCATCTCGATCCGCGCGCAGCCGTCGCGGCCCTATTTGATCGCCTCAAAGCCATGGACAAAGTGGCGCTTCGTTTTGGCGTCGACGCCTCGCAGGCCGAAGATGACGTCGACTGGACAGTCGATTGCCGCGGCTTTGACGCGAAGGACGCCCTGCCGGACCTGCGCGGCGTCAAGGGCGAGATGCTGGTCCTCTTCACCAAAGAGGTGCGGCTGTCGCGCCCGGTGCGGCTGATCCATCCGCGCAACCCCGTCTATATCGTGCCGCGCGGCGACGGACGCTTCATGATCGGCGCGACGATGATCGAAAACCACGAGGTAGGCCGGGTGACGGCGCGCGCCATGCTCGAACTTCTCGGCGCGGCCTATGCCGTCCATCCCGCCTTCGCGGAAGCCGAGATCGTCGAGACAGGCGCCGGCGTTAGGCCGGCCTTTTTCGACAACCTGCCGCGCATAAGACTCGACAATCGAACCATCCATCTGAACGGCCTTTACCGGCACGGCTTTCTGCTGGCGCCGGCGCTGGCGATGCGGGCCGTCGACGTCGCGCTGCGCGGCGCCGACGCTGCGGAGATATTGCATGAAGATCGAAGTGAACGGCAAGACGCTTGA
- a CDS encoding AmpG family muropeptide MFS transporter yields MQDQVAAAGEHNKIRLRHLVSDRSVGAMFGLGFSSGMPFLLVYITQSAWLSEAKVPIALLGLMSELTLAYKFKFVWAPFLDRYDAPLFSRLLGRRRGWIVLSQIGIMLSLIGVAFGDPAHWLAWTVGFSLALGFAGATQDITIDGWRITVAPQERQALMSSWSEIGWRFGNLAAGAGALYLADAFGWRAAYLCMAALMAPGMIAALLAPEPESDKTAHSEPLDIVATIVNPIKDLMRRLGPPAVLILLMVAGFRMPGYISNAMAIPLFKSLHYSDSDIATVTKLFGFGVALGGTLGAGYVIPRIGMMASLLAGTVFASASHLSLAYLAVHGDHGGGEFWLFATTVSIDSFAYAFASIVLITYMSSLTSTDYAASQYALLTSLCALPGSFLAGASGFIIERMSFEWFFVGTSLIGIPVALLAWYLWHTHKRGRLPATSG; encoded by the coding sequence ATGCAGGATCAGGTCGCGGCGGCAGGCGAGCATAACAAGATAAGACTGCGCCATCTCGTCTCCGATCGATCCGTCGGCGCGATGTTCGGCCTCGGCTTTAGCTCCGGCATGCCTTTTCTGCTCGTCTACATCACGCAATCGGCGTGGCTGTCGGAGGCGAAGGTGCCGATCGCCCTGCTCGGCCTGATGAGCGAATTGACGCTCGCCTATAAATTCAAATTCGTGTGGGCGCCTTTTCTCGACCGCTACGACGCCCCCCTGTTCAGTCGCCTGCTCGGCCGACGGCGCGGCTGGATCGTGCTCTCGCAGATCGGAATCATGCTTTCGCTGATCGGCGTCGCCTTCGGCGATCCGGCGCATTGGCTTGCCTGGACAGTCGGCTTCAGCCTCGCGCTCGGCTTCGCTGGCGCGACGCAGGATATTACGATCGACGGCTGGCGGATCACGGTGGCGCCGCAAGAGCGGCAGGCGTTGATGTCTTCCTGGTCGGAGATCGGCTGGCGCTTCGGCAATCTTGCCGCGGGCGCCGGCGCGCTCTATCTCGCCGACGCTTTTGGCTGGCGCGCCGCCTATCTCTGCATGGCCGCGTTGATGGCGCCCGGCATGATCGCCGCCCTGCTCGCGCCAGAGCCCGAGTCGGACAAGACCGCGCATTCCGAGCCGCTCGATATCGTCGCGACCATCGTCAATCCGATCAAGGATCTGATGCGCCGGCTCGGACCGCCAGCGGTTCTCATCCTGTTGATGGTGGCCGGGTTTCGCATGCCGGGTTATATTTCAAACGCGATGGCCATCCCGCTGTTCAAGAGCCTGCATTATTCGGATAGCGACATCGCCACGGTGACGAAACTTTTCGGCTTCGGCGTTGCGCTGGGAGGCACCCTTGGCGCGGGCTATGTCATCCCCCGCATCGGCATGATGGCGAGCCTCCTCGCCGGAACCGTCTTCGCCTCCGCCTCGCATCTGAGCCTCGCCTATCTCGCCGTGCATGGCGATCACGGCGGCGGCGAGTTCTGGCTGTTTGCGACGACCGTCAGCATCGACAGTTTCGCCTACGCCTTCGCCTCGATCGTGCTGATCACCTACATGTCGTCGCTGACCTCGACCGATTATGCGGCGAGCCAATATGCGCTGTTGACTTCGCTCTGCGCCCTGCCCGGCAGCTTTCTTGCCGGCGCCTCGGGATTCATCATCGAACGGATGAGCTTTGAGTGGTTTTTTGTCGGCACGTCGCTGATCGGAATACCGGTCGCGCTGCTCGCCTGGTATCTGTGGCATACGCATAAGAGGGGACGGCTGCCGGCGACGAGCGGGTAA
- the addB gene encoding double-strand break repair protein AddB has protein sequence MPKKNVFTIAPGAPFLKTFAEAFLDGRVVEGFCAGENPLELAEATIYVPTRRAARALTDEFFRALPTKAVLLPRILPLGALDESETELLFEDGGADEFSAPLEPPLAIGEIDRRMQLAELCLSWSRLLRHAIVRVEADGARVLDERESLLVGATAADAWGLSGDLARLIDELIIEDIDWARLDPLASEGFDDYWRITLDFLKIAITQWPHILEQRGLVDRARRQVSLIERQSLALRDAPGLGPVVAIGSTGSNRATARLLDAIASAPRGAIVLPGLDLKLDEAAFALVARAADEGEPAFTHPQAALCRLLRTLNMSRDEVRPLGALTKAQDARERFISEALRPAEATDAWIAYRQAIDPALLEEALAGVTLIEAADEREEALALAIAMRHALERPDGTAALVTPDRELARRVAAELLRWGVRVEDSAGEPLGSGEAGLLARLVAACAADDMSAATVAALMAHGALRLGFSREEIARLRPLLEIGVLRAAAGGKLRDPARAIELAAAQADGPHAHPAQKRIFPRESDALRDFLMRLEAALRPMLEAGGERDLAFWVEAHRTALAAIRAGEPEEEDSGEDGEALAALFEELALSATSEMRFDAEAYQFFFAAVAGEARLGAAGRTHPRLKILGLLEARLMDVDVMLLGGLDESVWPPQARADAFLNRPMRAALGLSPPERKLGQTAHDFVQAMGRDKVVLSRAAKRGGAPTVASRFIQRLAALGGPAWAACAARGKTYLDLARLIDRPAAAPAPLRRPEPKPPVALRPNRLSVTKIETLRRDPYAVYAETILKLLPLDSIGRTPGPAETGSAIHAAIEAFTASFGPGPLPAGARDTLRALLLKALEDNLADPGFAAFYVPRLKQMIDFYMGFEASRRSGLDEIRTEAAGRLEFFLSDGSPFALTARADRIERAASGKLSLIDFKTGAPPGIKEIEVGFAPQLTLEAAMAKRGAFGPAGQDEIDALYVKLNGPGGGKVKPVVFKGRTVEDVADQHFAHLVELLSQFRDPDRSYPPRPFPKFAKAYNAYDHLARVKEWSAGGESEDA, from the coding sequence TTGCCAAAAAAAAACGTCTTCACCATCGCGCCCGGGGCGCCATTTCTGAAAACTTTTGCGGAGGCGTTTCTGGATGGACGCGTCGTCGAAGGGTTTTGCGCGGGCGAAAATCCGCTGGAGCTGGCCGAGGCGACGATCTATGTGCCGACGCGCCGCGCCGCCCGCGCGCTCACGGATGAGTTTTTTCGCGCGCTGCCGACAAAGGCGGTGCTGCTGCCGCGCATCCTGCCGCTTGGCGCGCTCGACGAAAGCGAGACGGAGCTCCTTTTCGAGGATGGCGGGGCGGATGAATTTTCGGCGCCCCTCGAACCGCCGCTCGCCATTGGCGAGATCGACCGGCGCATGCAGCTTGCCGAATTGTGTCTCTCCTGGTCGCGCCTGCTGCGGCACGCCATCGTGCGGGTCGAGGCGGACGGCGCCCGCGTCCTCGACGAGCGCGAATCGCTGCTAGTCGGCGCGACCGCCGCGGACGCCTGGGGGCTTTCCGGCGACCTTGCGCGGCTGATCGACGAACTGATCATCGAGGACATCGACTGGGCGCGCCTCGATCCGCTCGCCTCGGAGGGATTCGACGATTATTGGCGCATCACGCTCGATTTTCTCAAAATCGCCATCACGCAATGGCCGCATATTCTGGAGCAGCGCGGTCTTGTTGACCGGGCGCGGCGTCAGGTCTCGCTGATCGAACGGCAGAGCCTCGCCCTGCGCGATGCGCCGGGACTCGGTCCCGTGGTCGCGATCGGCTCCACGGGCTCCAACCGCGCGACCGCGCGGCTGCTTGACGCCATCGCCAGCGCGCCGCGCGGCGCCATCGTGCTGCCGGGCCTCGATCTGAAGCTTGACGAGGCGGCGTTCGCTCTCGTCGCCCGCGCCGCGGACGAGGGCGAGCCGGCCTTCACCCATCCGCAGGCGGCCCTGTGCCGGCTTTTGCGCACCCTCAATATGTCGCGCGACGAGGTGAGGCCGCTTGGCGCTCTTACGAAAGCGCAGGACGCGCGCGAGCGTTTTATCTCCGAGGCGCTGCGCCCAGCGGAGGCGACCGACGCCTGGATCGCCTATCGGCAGGCGATCGATCCCGCGCTGCTTGAAGAAGCGCTGGCGGGCGTGACACTGATCGAAGCCGCGGACGAACGCGAGGAAGCGCTCGCCCTCGCCATCGCCATGCGCCACGCGCTGGAGCGCCCGGACGGAACGGCGGCGCTGGTGACGCCGGACCGCGAACTTGCCCGCCGCGTCGCCGCCGAACTGCTGCGCTGGGGCGTCCGCGTCGAAGATTCGGCGGGAGAGCCGCTTGGCTCCGGCGAGGCCGGATTGCTGGCGCGACTCGTCGCCGCCTGCGCTGCCGACGATATGAGCGCGGCCACCGTCGCCGCGCTGATGGCGCATGGCGCGCTTCGTCTTGGGTTTTCGCGCGAGGAGATCGCGCGGCTCCGCCCGCTGCTTGAGATCGGCGTGCTGCGCGCGGCGGCGGGCGGGAAGCTGCGCGATCCCGCGCGCGCGATCGAACTGGCCGCAGCGCAAGCGGATGGGCCGCACGCGCATCCGGCGCAGAAGCGCATTTTTCCACGCGAATCCGACGCCCTGCGCGACTTCCTCATGCGGCTTGAGGCGGCTCTGCGGCCAATGCTGGAAGCGGGCGGCGAGCGCGATCTCGCCTTCTGGGTCGAGGCGCACCGAACCGCGCTCGCGGCGATCCGCGCCGGCGAGCCCGAAGAGGAGGATTCGGGCGAGGACGGCGAGGCTCTGGCCGCTCTGTTCGAGGAGCTTGCCTTGAGCGCGACGTCGGAAATGCGCTTCGACGCCGAGGCCTATCAGTTTTTCTTCGCGGCCGTCGCTGGCGAGGCGCGCCTCGGCGCCGCCGGCCGGACGCATCCGCGCCTGAAAATCCTCGGCCTCCTCGAAGCGCGGCTGATGGACGTCGATGTGATGCTGCTTGGCGGCCTCGATGAGTCCGTCTGGCCGCCTCAGGCGCGCGCCGACGCCTTTTTGAACCGGCCCATGCGGGCGGCGCTCGGCCTCTCGCCGCCAGAGCGCAAGCTTGGCCAGACGGCGCATGATTTCGTGCAGGCGATGGGCCGGGACAAGGTCGTTTTGAGCCGGGCGGCGAAGCGCGGCGGCGCGCCGACGGTCGCCTCGCGCTTCATCCAGCGGCTCGCCGCGCTCGGCGGTCCGGCGTGGGCGGCCTGCGCCGCCCGCGGCAAAACCTATCTTGATCTGGCGCGGCTGATCGACCGGCCGGCGGCGGCGCCGGCTCCGCTGCGGCGGCCTGAGCCAAAGCCGCCGGTCGCGCTGCGCCCGAACCGGCTCAGCGTCACGAAAATCGAGACGCTGCGGCGCGATCCTTATGCGGTCTACGCCGAGACGATTCTAAAGCTGCTTCCGCTCGATTCGATCGGCCGCACGCCGGGGCCGGCCGAAACCGGCAGCGCGATCCACGCCGCGATCGAGGCTTTTACCGCATCGTTTGGGCCGGGACCGCTGCCGGCGGGGGCGAGGGACACATTGCGCGCCCTGCTGCTCAAGGCGCTGGAGGACAATCTGGCCGATCCCGGCTTTGCCGCTTTCTATGTTCCGCGGCTCAAGCAGATGATCGATTTTTACATGGGTTTCGAGGCGTCAAGGCGCAGCGGGCTCGACGAAATCAGGACCGAGGCGGCCGGCCGGCTCGAATTTTTCCTGAGCGACGGCTCGCCCTTCGCCCTGACCGCGCGCGCCGACCGAATCGAGCGGGCAGCCAGCGGCAAGCTCAGCCTGATTGACTTCAAGACCGGCGCGCCGCCGGGGATCAAGGAAATCGAGGTCGGCTTTGCGCCGCAGCTGACGCTAGAGGCGGCGATGGCCAAGCGCGGCGCCTTCGGCCCTGCGGGGCAGGACGAGATCGACGCGCTTTACGTCAAACTCAACGGGCCGGGCGGCGGCAAGGTCAAGCCCGTCGTCTTCAAGGGGAGGACGGTCGAAGACGTCGCGGACCAGCATTTCGCGCATCTTGTCGAATTGCTGAGCCAGTTCCGCGATCCGGATCGCTCCTACCCGCCGCGCCCCTTTCCGAAATTCGCCAAGGCCTACAACGCCTATGATCACTTGGCCCGCGTCAAGGAATGGTCGGCGGGCGGCGAGAGCGAGGACGCCTGA
- a CDS encoding thiamine phosphate synthase, producing the protein MIVDSSDWIARLLPYGVKLVQLRAKDLSDEVLRKEIIRARSLCEAGGAQLVVNDYWRHAIDLGCDFIHLGQEDLETADLKAIRQAGLKLGVSTHDEAELARALETGPDYIALGPIYPTILKKMPFAPQGLARIGEWKKRIGTIPLVAIGGITLERAPGVLEAGADSAAVVTDITLNADPEARARAWAAMAGGALRATDDSAASAGFPD; encoded by the coding sequence ATGATCGTCGACAGTTCCGACTGGATCGCCCGCCTCCTGCCCTACGGCGTCAAACTGGTGCAGCTACGCGCCAAAGACCTCTCCGACGAGGTTTTGCGCAAAGAGATCATAAGGGCCAGGAGCTTATGCGAGGCTGGCGGCGCGCAGCTCGTCGTCAATGACTACTGGCGTCATGCCATCGACCTTGGCTGCGATTTCATTCACCTCGGCCAGGAAGATCTCGAAACCGCCGATCTGAAAGCGATCCGCCAGGCCGGCCTGAAACTCGGCGTCTCGACGCATGACGAGGCCGAGCTTGCGCGGGCGCTCGAAACCGGGCCGGACTATATCGCGCTCGGCCCGATCTATCCGACGATCTTGAAGAAAATGCCCTTTGCGCCGCAAGGCCTCGCGCGCATCGGCGAATGGAAAAAGCGCATTGGCACAATCCCCCTTGTCGCCATCGGCGGGATTACGCTGGAGCGCGCGCCGGGCGTGCTCGAGGCCGGGGCCGACAGCGCGGCAGTCGTGACCGACATCACGCTGAACGCCGACCCGGAGGCGCGGGCGCGGGCGTGGGCCGCGATGGCGGGCGGAGCGCTCCGCGCGACCGACGACAGCGCAGCATCTGCGGGCTTCCCGGATTGA
- a CDS encoding winged helix-turn-helix domain-containing tetratricopeptide repeat protein, whose amino-acid sequence MIYLFEDFELDTARVELRTNGVAIAIEPQVFALLCFLVESRDRVATKEEIVARVWNGRVISDSAIASRIKSARRALGDDGGAQRLIRTIHGIGFRFVADVRLAATRIESIAPTAETAPDTDRSQAVETSRPSIAVLPFRLLGAADPQFSIGDALPHDLITELSRLRWLFVIARGSSFRFRGAEPDVGRVRTALNVRYCLSGVVEIHHSAMIISVELSDAEDSGVVWSERFRTQASAVHEIREEIVRAVINALELQIPLNEARRARLKSPERLDAWSAYHLGLHHMYRFNKADNSVATALFERAAAMEPGFARAYAGLSFTHFQSAFLSYADNVSEAANLAQRAAEQSLERDPVDPFGNFTMGRAFWLCGDLDASLPWLERANALNPNYAQAKYSRAWAQALLGNAASSRANVDEALALSPLDPLLYGMFGVRAFSHLVMGESAEAAEWAERAARSPGAHALIEMIAVLAHGLNGNDARAKAWARSARARVCDLNKAAFLRAFPFRDQLMLKRVSDELERFGF is encoded by the coding sequence ATGATCTATCTTTTCGAAGATTTTGAACTGGACACGGCCAGGGTCGAACTTCGGACGAATGGCGTCGCGATCGCGATCGAGCCACAGGTCTTTGCGCTGCTGTGTTTCCTCGTCGAAAGCCGTGACCGGGTCGCGACGAAGGAAGAGATCGTCGCGCGCGTTTGGAACGGGCGGGTCATCTCCGATTCCGCGATCGCCAGCCGCATCAAATCGGCGCGCCGCGCGCTCGGTGACGATGGAGGCGCGCAGCGCCTCATCCGCACAATCCATGGAATTGGCTTCCGCTTCGTCGCGGATGTCCGGCTGGCGGCGACGCGCATCGAGTCCATCGCGCCCACGGCCGAGACGGCGCCGGATACGGATCGGTCGCAAGCCGTCGAGACGTCGCGGCCGAGCATTGCGGTCCTTCCTTTTCGCCTTCTCGGCGCGGCGGATCCGCAATTTTCCATCGGCGACGCGCTTCCTCACGATCTCATCACCGAACTGTCGCGGCTACGCTGGCTCTTTGTCATCGCGAGAGGTTCGTCCTTCCGCTTTCGCGGCGCGGAGCCGGACGTCGGCCGCGTCCGGACGGCGCTGAACGTCCGCTATTGCCTGTCCGGCGTCGTAGAGATCCACCATAGCGCAATGATCATCTCGGTCGAACTTTCCGACGCCGAGGACAGCGGCGTCGTTTGGAGCGAGAGATTTCGAACGCAAGCCAGCGCGGTGCATGAGATCCGCGAAGAGATCGTCCGCGCCGTGATCAATGCGCTCGAATTGCAGATCCCGCTCAACGAGGCGCGTCGGGCGCGGCTGAAATCGCCGGAGCGTCTCGACGCATGGTCAGCCTATCATCTCGGGCTGCATCATATGTATCGCTTCAACAAAGCCGATAATTCTGTCGCAACCGCGCTGTTCGAGCGCGCTGCCGCGATGGAGCCGGGATTTGCGCGCGCCTATGCCGGCCTTTCGTTCACCCATTTTCAAAGCGCCTTTCTGAGCTACGCCGACAATGTTTCCGAGGCGGCGAATCTGGCGCAGCGCGCCGCCGAACAAAGCCTCGAACGCGATCCTGTCGATCCTTTCGGCAATTTCACCATGGGCCGCGCCTTCTGGCTTTGCGGCGATCTCGACGCCAGTCTTCCCTGGCTGGAGCGCGCCAATGCGCTCAACCCGAATTACGCCCAGGCCAAATATTCGCGAGCTTGGGCGCAGGCGCTGCTCGGCAACGCTGCGTCGAGTCGCGCGAATGTGGACGAAGCGCTGGCCCTGAGCCCGCTTGACCCGCTTCTCTATGGCATGTTCGGCGTTCGCGCTTTTTCCCATCTTGTGATGGGAGAGTCCGCCGAAGCTGCGGAATGGGCCGAGCGCGCGGCGCGCTCTCCCGGGGCGCACGCCTTGATCGAGATGATCGCCGTCCTCGCGCATGGCCTCAACGGAAACGATGCGCGCGCGAAAGCGTGGGCCCGTTCCGCGCGCGCTCGGGTTTGCGATCTCAACAAGGCCGCCTTCCTGCGCGCTTTTCCGTTTCGCGACCAACTCATGCTCAAGCGCGTTTCCGACGAGCTTGAGAGGTTCGGGTTTTAG
- a CDS encoding tautomerase family protein, producing MPLVTIDVIKDVFTPHQKRSLIEKVTEAMISVEGEAMRSVTWVRIQEIEQGDWGIGGKMLTAADVHALASGKAA from the coding sequence ATGCCGCTCGTAACAATCGATGTCATCAAGGATGTATTCACGCCGCATCAAAAGCGCAGCCTGATCGAAAAGGTCACGGAAGCCATGATTTCCGTCGAGGGCGAGGCGATGCGCTCTGTCACCTGGGTCCGTATTCAGGAAATCGAGCAAGGCGACTGGGGCATCGGCGGGAAAATGCTCACCGCAGCCGATGTTCATGCGCTGGCGTCCGGCAAAGCCGCATAA
- a CDS encoding thiazole synthase — protein MAQDTLSLYGVSMLSRLIVGTAQYPSPAILAAAIRAGQPEIVTVSLRRESGASRAGEDFWALIRELGVRVLPNTAGCRTVKEAVTTAEMAREVFDTRWIKLEVIGEEDTLQPDVFGLVEAAQILVRDGFQVFPYTTEDLVVAEKLLAAGCEVLMPWGAPIGTGRGLNNPYGLRALRAHFPDTPLIVDAGLGAPSHAAAAMELGVDAILLNTAIAKAGDPVVMARAFALAVEAGRLGFLADPMQPRDMASPSTPVIGRAFSGAQRA, from the coding sequence TTGGCGCAGGACACACTCAGCCTCTATGGCGTCTCGATGCTGTCCCGACTCATCGTCGGCACGGCGCAATATCCCTCTCCCGCGATCCTCGCCGCCGCCATTCGGGCGGGCCAGCCCGAGATCGTCACCGTGTCGCTGCGCCGCGAGTCGGGCGCAAGTCGCGCCGGCGAAGATTTCTGGGCGCTGATCCGCGAACTTGGCGTGCGCGTGTTGCCGAATACAGCCGGCTGCCGCACCGTGAAAGAGGCCGTCACCACGGCCGAGATGGCGCGCGAGGTGTTCGACACGCGCTGGATCAAACTGGAGGTCATCGGCGAGGAAGATACGCTGCAGCCCGACGTGTTCGGCCTTGTCGAGGCGGCTCAGATTCTGGTCCGCGACGGATTTCAGGTGTTTCCCTACACGACAGAAGATCTCGTCGTCGCGGAAAAACTACTTGCCGCCGGCTGCGAGGTGTTGATGCCATGGGGCGCGCCGATCGGCACCGGGCGCGGCCTTAACAACCCTTATGGTCTTCGCGCCTTGCGCGCGCATTTTCCCGATACGCCGCTGATTGTCGACGCCGGTCTCGGCGCGCCCTCCCATGCAGCGGCGGCGATGGAGCTCGGCGTTGATGCGATTTTGCTCAATACGGCGATCGCCAAGGCTGGCGATCCGGTCGTGATGGCGCGCGCCTTTGCGCTGGCGGTCGAGGCCGGCCGGCTCGGCTTCCTCGCCGATCCGATGCAGCCGCGCGACATGGCCTCCCCCTCGACGCCGGTGATCGGCCGCGCCTTTTCGGGCGCGCAGCGTGCTTGA
- the socB gene encoding type VI toxin-antitoxin system SocB family DNA replication inhibitor toxin — protein MKTRRLSEIDLARLAALTPGPQLEHALRSYDAGGGAWSYDPVRSSTSDIVGANTPLFERLAQPPWEKIGRQIEIACKRGEVQAQANLEVGKVLFEGARRKGWSAVHFPMGRLPIGITETVRYWSDVLLADQDGVFIPFFDHRRKDGIENRSIRQIVFSMQHLWVRERHPDVSEARLAIIQFPTAKDTRRIHVEFHREADLLPYAEIDKRIRIVYETWARVLDERRRRAPETGTGGPNPFGF, from the coding sequence ATGAAGACACGCCGCTTATCGGAAATTGACTTAGCGAGACTCGCGGCGCTCACGCCCGGTCCACAGCTTGAGCATGCCCTCCGCTCCTACGACGCAGGTGGCGGCGCTTGGTCCTACGATCCGGTGAGAAGCTCGACTTCCGATATTGTCGGCGCGAACACTCCTCTTTTCGAACGTCTTGCTCAGCCACCGTGGGAAAAAATAGGGCGGCAAATCGAGATCGCTTGCAAGAGAGGCGAAGTCCAGGCGCAGGCAAACCTAGAAGTCGGCAAGGTTTTATTCGAGGGGGCACGACGCAAAGGATGGTCGGCGGTACACTTTCCTATGGGTCGCCTTCCGATAGGTATAACTGAAACCGTTCGCTATTGGAGCGATGTGTTGCTCGCAGATCAAGATGGGGTGTTTATCCCCTTTTTTGATCACCGCCGAAAAGACGGGATCGAGAACCGCTCAATAAGGCAGATCGTTTTTTCAATGCAACATCTGTGGGTGCGCGAGCGGCACCCTGACGTTTCGGAAGCCCGTCTGGCGATCATTCAGTTTCCTACCGCCAAGGATACCAGGCGCATTCATGTAGAGTTTCATAGGGAAGCCGATCTCCTGCCTTATGCGGAAATCGATAAGCGGATTCGAATTGTCTATGAGACTTGGGCGCGTGTGTTGGACGAGAGGAGGCGTCGCGCGCCAGAAACCGGCACGGGCGGCCCAAACCCGTTTGGCTTCTAG
- the thiS gene encoding sulfur carrier protein ThiS has product MKIEVNGKTLEVAATTLAALLNELDYDEGHVATALNRGFVRKTQRAQTKIKEGDAVEIVSPRQGG; this is encoded by the coding sequence ATGAAGATCGAAGTGAACGGCAAGACGCTTGAGGTCGCCGCGACGACGCTCGCCGCGCTCCTGAACGAGCTTGATTATGATGAAGGTCATGTAGCGACCGCGCTTAACCGGGGTTTCGTGCGCAAGACCCAGCGCGCGCAAACGAAGATCAAGGAAGGCGACGCGGTCGAAATCGTCAGCCCTAGACAGGGAGGCTAA